One stretch of Arachis duranensis cultivar V14167 chromosome 1, aradu.V14167.gnm2.J7QH, whole genome shotgun sequence DNA includes these proteins:
- the LOC127746540 gene encoding LOW QUALITY PROTEIN: endo-1,4-beta-xylanase 1-like (The sequence of the model RefSeq protein was modified relative to this genomic sequence to represent the inferred CDS: inserted 2 bases in 1 codon) — protein MKSLCACFYTSSVFNSHSHSHWNHNHSHSQSQIMAGSISGPSGGNAANILLNHDFSGGLDSWHVNCCDGYVVSAEEVSQLGISMETDGNCAVITSRKECWQGLEQDITSRVSIGSTYIVSALVGISGLSQGSNDVQATLKLEYHNSATSYLFIGRTSVTRGNWKKLEGTFSLSTMPKRVVFYLEGPAPGVDILIRSVEIGCSNPNNNIARTGCVSTGEDNVIINPQFDDGLNNWSGRGCKIALHDSMGNXITGRVQRKLAYEVTTSVRIFGNNVTTADVRATLYVQTSDLRDQYIGIANVQATDKDWIDMQGKFLLNGSPSKVVIYLEGPLPGTDILVNSLVVKRAPKTPPSTPPDIKGVAFGVNVIENSNLADGTNGWYPLGNCTLSVKTGSPHIMPPMARDSLGPHELLSGRYILVTNRTQTWMGPAQTITDKLKLFVTYQVSAWVRLGSGSSGPQNVNVALGVDNQWVNGGQTEVSDQRWHEIGGSFRIEKQPSKVMVYIQGPASGVDLMVAGLQIFPVDRHARFKYLKSQTDKIRKRDVTLKFSGLDASNYSKTSVQVRQIQNDFPVGTCISRMNIDNEDFVDFFVKHFNWAVFGNELKWYWTEPQQGNFNYKDADDLLNLCQKNKIETRGHCIFWEVDGTVQQWIKALNKTDLMAAVQNRLNGLLTRYKGKFNHYDVNNEMLHGSFYQDRLGKDIRTNMFKTANQLDPTATLFVNDYHVEDGCDTRSCPEKYIEHILDLQEQGSPVGGIGIQGHIDSPVGPIVCSSLDKLGILGLPIWFTELDVSSTNEYVRADDLEVMLREAMAHPAVEGLMLWGFWELFMSRDNSHLVNAEGEINEAGKRFLALKQEWLSHSHGNVDQQGQYNFRGFHGTYKVDIVIDTKKVSKTFVLDKGDSPMVVSIDF, from the exons ATGAAGAGTTTGTGTGCTTGCTTCTACACAAGCAGTGTCTTCAACTCTCACTCCCACTCTCACTGGAACCATAACCATTCTCATTCTCAATCTCAG ATCATGGCGGGAAGCATCTCTGGTCCGAGTGGGGGCAATGCTGCTAACATTTTACTAAATCATGACTTCTCCGGAGGGTTGGATTCTTGGCATGTCAATTGCTGCGACGGCTATGTAGTTTCGGCTGAAGAAGTTTCCCAGTTAGGAATATCAATGGAGACAGATGGTAATTGTGCTGTTATCACCAGCCGAAAAGAATGCTGGCAAGGTCTCGAGCAAGACATCACAAGCAGAGTTTCCATTGGCTCCACTTACATAGTTTCAGCTCTTGTTGGAATATCCGGCCTGTCTCAGGGATCTAATGATGTCCAAGCTACCCTGAAACTTGAATATCACAATTCGGCTACTAGTTACTTGTTCATTGGAAG AACTTCTGTTACTAGGGGAAACTGGAAAAAGCTGGAAGGTACATTTTCATTGTCGACTATGCCAAAACGAGTTGTATTTTATTTGGAAGGACCTGCTCCTGGAGTTGATATACTTATTCGCTCCGTAGAGATCGGCTGTTCAAATCCTAACAACAAT ATTGCAAGAACTGGATGTGTTTCTACTGGAGAAGATAACGTCATAATAAACCCGCAATTTGATGATGGCTTGAACAATTGGTCCGGAAGAGGCTGtaagattgcattgcatgattccATGGGAAA GATCACCGGAAGAGTGCAGCGCAAGCTCGCCTACGAGGTCACTACTTCAGTTCGAATATTTGGAAACAATGTCACTACTGCTGATGTTCGCGCTACTTTGTATGTCCAAACATCAGATCTTCGAGACCAGTACATCGGCATTGCCAA TGTGCAGGCAACagacaaagattggattgatatgcaggGAAAGTTCCTTCTAAATGGATCCCCATCAAAAGTGGTAATTTATTTAGAGGGTCCTCTGCCGGGTACTGACATTCTTGTTAATAGTTTGGTTGTAAAGCGTGCGCCTAAGACACCTCCATCAACACCACCGGACATAAAG GGTGTTGCTTTTGGGGTTAATGTAATTGAGAACAGCAATCTGGCTGATGGCACTAATGGATGGTATCCCCTTGGTAACTGCACATTGAGTGTTAAAACCGGCTCGCCACATATAATGCCGCCGATGGCAAGAGACTCTCTAGGACCACATGAGCTTCTAAGTGGACGCTACATACTTGTAACAAACCGCACACAAACATGGATGGGTCCTGCTCAGACTATCACTGATAAATTGAAACTCTTTGTGACTTATCAAGTATCGGCTTGGGTTCGGCTTGGTTCGGGATCATCCGGGCCACAGAATGTGAATGTTGCCCTTGGTGTTGACAACCAGTGGGTCAATGGAGGACAAACTGAGGTATCCGATCAAAGATGGCATGAAATCGGTGGGTCGTTTAGAATCGAAAAGCAGCCATCAAAGGTTATGGTTTATATCCAAGGTCCTGCTTCAGGTGTTGACTTAATGGTTGCTGGACTTCAAATTTTTCCTGTTGATAGACATGCAAGGTTTAAATATCTAAAGTCTCAAACAGACAAG ATCCGAAAGCGTGATGTTACCCTGAAATTCTCTGGACTGGACGCAAGTAACTACTCGAAAACCTCAGTGCAAGTCAGACAAATTCAGAATGATTTTCCAGTTGGAACATGCATCAGCAGAATGAACATTGACAATGAGGATTTTGTAGACTTCTTTGTGAAACATTTTAACTGGGCTGTGTTTGGTAATGAGTTGAAATGGTACTGGACCGAGCCGCAACAGGGGAATTTCAACTACAAGGATGCAGATGATCTCTTAAACTTGTGTCAGAAGAACAAGATAGAAACTCGCGGCCATTGTATCTTCTGGGAAGTGGATGGAACCGTCCAGCAATGGATTAAAGCGCTGAACAAAACTGACCTCATGGCGGCCGTCCAGAACAGATTAAACGGCCTGCTTACTCGGTATAAAGGCAAGTTCAATCACTATGATGTTAACAATGAAATGCTGCATGGTTCATTTTACCAGGACAGGTTAGGTAAGGACATAAGGACCAACATGTTTAAGACTGCGAATCAACTTGATCCGACCGCTACCCTTTTCGTGAATGATTATCACGTGGAAGATGGATGTGACACCAGATCATGTCCGGAAAAATACATTGAACATATTCTTGATTTGCAAGAACAGGGGTCCCCTGTTGGTGGAATTGGAATTCAAGGCCATATAGATAGTCCGGTTGGGCCTATCGTTTGTTCATCCCTTGATAAACTGGGAATTCTTGGCTTACCTATATGGTTCACCGAGCTAGATGTGTCGTCGACTAACGAATATGTTAGAGCAGATGATTTGGAAGTTATGTTGAGGGAAGCCATGGCTCATCCGGCCGTCGAAGGCCTAATGCTGTGGGGATTTTGGGAGTTGTTCATGAGCCGTGACAACTCTCACTTGGTTAATGCAGAAGGTGAAATCAATGAAGCTGGAAAAAGGTTCCTTGCTCTTAAGCAAGAATGGCTTTCTCATAGCCATGGAAATGTTGATCAGCAAGGTCAATACAATTTTAGAGGCTTTCATGGAACATACAAGGTTGATATTGTCATTGATACAAAGAAAGTTTCCAAGACCTTTGTCCTTGACAAGGGTGACTCTCCAATGGTGGTTTCCATAGACTTCTAA